From the genome of Vespa velutina chromosome 25, iVesVel2.1, whole genome shotgun sequence:
TATTTGATTTAGGTACAAACCAATTTCATTCGCTAGATCGATTAACTTCATGAaacaaaatgtaaagaaaattgatatagtaacattatttattattcagaGGCAATATAAATGTAGATCATTTAGTGGTGTTaagcttaattatttatttttaatttaaaatttatttttaatataaaaagataaattttaatcaagtGCATTGtcatgaaaatttaaaaagaattctatAGTAGAGTTAATCATATTGTCCTGCGAACAGATCACACAAATTCATGGATACACTCATGCTATCGAGAGcaaacaatttaatattttcgaattttgATTACTTATTCCAATAATCAATCTTACGGTCCTAACTGTTTTgcaatatagaatattttgaaaaaaactGTTTCCCGCTTTATTGTACTTACTTCCATTTCATTTCtgtgaaataatgataatttttaaaaatgactatccatataaattttacctacttttaaaaatattttccattttacaCAATTAAACTTAATGCACTTTTATCGAAATCATAAACATTTGAAATAGCATTCTTTCCTTGTGCTCACGTAGTGTAGATGTTGTTCGAATGAAGCTTTCGATTTAACTGTAAAGTAGTTAACATTACAACCTCTTACATTTCAAAGCTTAAACTAACAGTATACGGaaatcaaaatgataaaaaattctaCATTTACAGATTAATTTTTGACGTATTGGTCAAATTCTTGAAATATGCTACAATGATGAAATATGCAAAAATGGCTTGGCACGGAACGTGTTAACTACGTAACTActtaagagatagaaaatatttgttgaaaGGGACAGTATTTTGAAAAACATTGAcgttattttttactttagatGAAGACATATAGAAATTCCAATATTGATTAGTCGAGAGGGATTGTCCAATCTCGGCATCTCGTGATGGAGTAAAGCTACGCTCATATGCGAggtatcaattatttttaacacgaCCATTAGATTaaatgagaaaacaaaatcaGCTATAGCTATTAATGTCCAAACTCTGAAGGAATCACTTTAtccaaagaaataatgaaattaattgtgCCATCTTTATTCTATTAGGTCGTTCGGAAAGtcatttcgtctttttttttgtgaaaatgaaagacaattttcgtataatgaacaaatattttattaaattatatattggtCATTCTGGTCTAATACCTTTCGCAATCTTTCTGGTAGTAACATGATTCCACGCTCATAAAATATTTGGTCTTTGCAGGTAAAAAACTAATCGAGGTGGTTTTTGACCTTCTCATTTGAAATGAAGGTATTACCgtctaaaaaattttgcagtgaccggaataaataataatccgaAGGTACCAGATTTGGAGAATATTGTGAGTGTGGCATTGTATCCCATTCAAGCTGTAAAAGCTTTTGGCGAGTGACCAAACTTGTATGAGATCTCGCATTATCTTGGAGGTACACTACACCTTTTCTGTTGATTAATTCTAGCCTTTTCTATTGAAGTGCATCATTCAGTTTGTCCAGCTGATGACAGTAGCCTTCCGAATTAATTGTTGTATTATctggtaaaattaaaaaaaaaaacgattcctTTAAAATCCCATCGAACAGACagcattactttttttttatggatattGGCTTTGGAAATGCATTGAACTGGTTCACCTTTTTTGCTCCATGATCTCTTGCGTTTGACattgttatatacatttttcgtcCTCAGTAATGATGCGCttcaaaaattgtaattattttcgtgATGTTTGAGAAACGAATTACAAATGTCAACGCGACGACACAAATTTCTCTCCGTGAGAATATGGGGAATCCATATATCGAGTTTCGAGGTTAAATCCAGGCCTTTAAAGTGGTCATAAACAgttgaatttgataaatttaaactCTCACCAATCTCACGTGTTGTTATTCGGCGGTTTGTATCAACTAATGCTTTTATCGTGTCTTTATCAGCTTTAACCGGCCTTCCAGAACGTGATGCATCTTCGACATCAAAATTGCCGCATCGAAATTTTGCGAACCAATTGTGACACTGGCGTACTGTCAACACATCTTCTCCATACACATTGGATAAATTCTTTCTGGCTGGAACAgcatttttaccttttctatagtaaaaaagtaaaatatgacGAAAATGCTGCTTATTGCTCTCCATATTTAAAAGGGCACCAACCAAAAACTACTGCGTAGAATCAATTGGACTTTTTCACACACAAACCTTGCTATATCAACTCTCAaaacatataatgattatgCGGCTTAAGTGTGACGTTGGGtgcaaaaaaatacaattaaatgttCTGTcgggaaaaaacgaaattactttctGAACAACCCACATaacaaataaatgtaaaacaaatttatcagAAAAAAGATACGGAATTTGTAATAAGTACTTTAGCTGCGAAACTAGTTCATGAtttcaatgtatgtatgtgtcatTACAACGGTGAATTATTCTATCATTCATTTCAAATTGCTTTGCAATAAATATCGAAGTACAAATcatataatagcgataaattttcttcgaaaaatatacatttttaaggTTTATGAACTTAAACTTGCGACGAATCATTCGTACTCAATAACAAAAACAGTAATggtaatataagtatattttctatatctaaTAAGTaacttaataaataacaaacaatATATCCATATTTGTCAGAGATTATACGAATAAAGTTCTCCAGAatcgtattttaatttctctttcacacCATGTTTCGATTTAGATACcttgaataagagaaaatattgattcGTAGATATacgaaatcataattattatttttttagagTAGCAAATGTAATTCCTTTCTGTTCATATGTTGATATTCCTGTTATCAATCTTTAATAAGTATTTGATACATGAATATCACTaggaatattacaataattaatgtatacTATTTATTGTGAATATTTTTGGGACAATTTATTCAACTACTTAAGTCgacattttatcaatattatttaattgataaatgttAAACTTCTAATtagtgtgtatgtacatatatatatatatatacatatatatatatatatatgtacatatatatatatatatatatatatgtaaagaaagtatactttcttcagATAGATTTGCCGCGCGTCTCATAGCCCGCCCTTCCATTGTCCTTTGTTATTTACAAATCGAATTCTTTTGTGACCTACAAATCGAGCCATTAAGATTTGGAAGAGAAACGGGCAGTATGAAAGATAACATAGAAGAGAAAGGTAACACAAGAgctaataagaaaatttataaaagatattaaataaaatttaaacagTGTGAACAATAAACAtaaattgtcgtttctttgTATACAgataagattaattaacaattaaacattaattgacaaataaagatttatatctTTGTTCACAGAGAAACTTATATTCGTTTATCACCACACCTTATCGACAaaacgatgtaaaaaaaattcatccatTATCTACTTGCATTTCTTTTCagctaaataaatatgatcgtTCAAACTAACATATGGTAATAATAGAATAAGATAGAATGCAAATATAATGatgtaatgataaataaaaaaataatataagcgAAATAGATCCGTTTTGCATATTAaactatgataattttttttttgtattctcgCATTAAAACTCCATTTATTAATCGTGTACATATCGTGCACAAAGTATTAGATCATATGAAATTTATCaagttttcaatttttaaatcttcAATTGGTTTTTTGtcaatctttttcttaatgataacattaaaattaatatttagcATATCTTCTCTATTTAGTTATCTAATAATTTGCCTCGATGGAAGTGTTGTAAAGAATTacagtaaaataaatttttgaatttatgaAGAATGATCAAAAGAACGGTTTAGAAAAAGAGTTCCAAAGTCGGATACACTGCGTCTCGTATATTAAAACATTCATAatcaaatgttaataaagCGAGATGAATAGTTGATTACTACGTCTAATTTCCAAAAGTCTATACTTGAATGCCTCAATGTTCTGTTGTTTCAATGTGTATGAATATaggaaatattgttttttgatattacttttacaatcattttttgtttaaaatttaaacaagaagtatcaaatataattgaacgaaatattcctagaaatattaaatttagaaaGAATTACTTAAActgaaatatttcttgaatACGAATATAAAGAATTTACGGTATTAACTCA
Proteins encoded in this window:
- the LOC124957413 gene encoding histone-lysine N-methyltransferase SETMAR-like — encoded protein: MESNKQHFRHILLFYYRKGKNAVPARKNLSNVYGEDVLTVRQCHNWFAKFRCGNFDVEDASRSGRPVKADKDTIKALVDTNRRITTREIGESLNLSNSTVYDHFKGLDLTSKLDIWIPHILTERNLCRRVDICNSFLKHHENNYNF